The Streptomyces sp. NBC_01244 genome has a segment encoding these proteins:
- a CDS encoding CU044_2847 family protein, which produces MPFENGESMVVELPEGQGSGVLRATRGEALIESSAETFESGLARVRHVAGVLLERLADLPRQPDHIRAEFGIKITTEAGLVVAKAAGDAHFTLELEWSRRESGG; this is translated from the coding sequence GTGCCTTTCGAGAACGGCGAGAGCATGGTCGTGGAGCTGCCCGAGGGGCAGGGCTCCGGGGTCCTGCGGGCGACTCGGGGAGAGGCGCTGATCGAGTCGTCGGCTGAAACCTTCGAGTCCGGCCTGGCCCGGGTGCGGCATGTCGCCGGGGTTCTGCTGGAGCGGCTGGCCGACCTGCCCAGGCAGCCCGACCACATCCGGGCCGAGTTCGGGATCAAGATCACGACGGAGGCGGGGCTCGTCGTAGCCAAGGCGGCCGGCGACGCACACTTCACCCTTGAGCTGGAGTGGAGCCGCCGCGAGAGCGGCGGATGA